A genomic stretch from Caldicellulosiruptoraceae bacterium PP1 includes:
- the remA gene encoding extracellular matrix/biofilm regulator RemA yields the protein MSSSGNIKFINIGFGNIVSANKVIAIVSPDSAPIKRIVQEARDRGMLIDATYGRRTRAVIITDSDHVILSSVQPETVAHRVLEPDEFEEEIEEVEEEDETK from the coding sequence TTGTCAAGTAGTGGAAATATAAAATTCATAAATATAGGTTTTGGAAATATAGTTTCGGCTAATAAGGTTATAGCAATTGTAAGCCCTGATTCAGCTCCAATAAAAAGAATAGTACAAGAAGCAAGAGATAGAGGTATGCTAATTGATGCAACATATGGAAGAAGGACGAGAGCTGTCATTATAACCGATAGTGATCATGTTATATTATCATCTGTTCAACCTGAAACAGTAGCCCATAGAGTATTAGAGCCTGATGAATTCGAAGAAGAAATTGAAGAAGTCGAAGAAGAGGATGAAACAAAATGA
- a CDS encoding glutamate synthase subunit beta — protein sequence MGKPTGFMEYKREVPKDRPPLERIKDWEEFHLSHDEDTQRIQGARCMDCGIPFCHTGLLINGMASGCPINNLIPEWNDLVYKGLFEEAIKRLLKTNNFPEFTGRVCPAPCEGACTVGINDPPVTIKTNECYIIDKAFEEGWIKPQPPKKRTGKKVAVVGSGPSGLACADQLNKVGHNVTVFERSDRPGGLLMYGIPNMKLDKKKVVERRINLMKAEGVEFITNTEVGKDYPAEKLLQEFDAVVLCGGATKPRDLNVEGRNLKGIHFAMEFLASNTKSLLDSNHQDGNFISAKDKDVIIIGGGDTGTDCVATSIRHGCRSVHQFEILPKPPEQRTDYNPWPQWPKVFKTDYGQEEAIALFGKDPRNYCITAKRFVGDENGHVKEVHTINIEWKKDEQGRFIPVEVPGTEKVWPAQLVLLAMGFLGPDESILDKLGVERDARSNAKAEYGKHATNIKGVFAAGDMRRGQSLVVWAINEGRSAAREVDRFLMGETNLP from the coding sequence ATGGGCAAACCAACAGGTTTTATGGAATATAAAAGAGAGGTTCCAAAGGATAGACCACCATTAGAAAGAATAAAGGATTGGGAAGAGTTCCATTTAAGTCATGATGAAGATACACAACGTATACAAGGAGCTCGCTGTATGGATTGTGGAATACCATTTTGTCATACTGGGCTTTTAATAAATGGAATGGCTTCAGGGTGTCCAATAAATAACCTTATACCAGAATGGAATGACCTTGTATATAAAGGCCTTTTTGAAGAAGCAATAAAAAGACTTTTAAAAACTAATAACTTTCCTGAGTTTACAGGAAGGGTTTGCCCAGCACCATGCGAAGGAGCATGTACTGTAGGAATAAATGACCCTCCTGTAACAATAAAAACAAATGAATGTTATATAATTGATAAAGCATTTGAAGAAGGATGGATTAAACCTCAACCACCAAAGAAAAGAACAGGTAAAAAGGTTGCAGTTGTGGGCTCTGGTCCATCTGGGCTTGCATGTGCTGACCAATTAAACAAAGTTGGACATAATGTTACTGTTTTTGAAAGATCAGATCGTCCAGGTGGGCTTTTGATGTATGGTATTCCTAATATGAAGCTTGATAAGAAAAAGGTTGTTGAAAGAAGAATAAATTTAATGAAGGCAGAAGGTGTAGAATTTATTACAAATACAGAAGTAGGCAAAGACTATCCAGCTGAAAAGTTACTTCAGGAATTTGATGCTGTTGTTCTTTGTGGTGGTGCAACAAAACCAAGAGACTTGAATGTTGAAGGAAGAAATCTAAAAGGTATCCATTTTGCAATGGAGTTTTTAGCTTCAAACACAAAAAGCCTTCTTGATTCTAACCATCAAGATGGGAATTTCATATCAGCAAAAGACAAGGATGTTATTATAATTGGTGGTGGCGATACTGGAACAGACTGTGTTGCAACATCAATTAGGCATGGTTGCAGAAGTGTTCATCAATTTGAGATACTTCCAAAACCACCAGAGCAAAGAACAGATTATAATCCTTGGCCACAATGGCCAAAGGTCTTTAAGACTGACTACGGTCAAGAAGAGGCCATTGCACTATTTGGCAAAGACCCACGAAATTATTGCATAACAGCAAAAAGATTTGTCGGCGATGAAAATGGCCATGTTAAAGAGGTTCATACAATTAATATAGAATGGAAGAAAGATGAACAAGGAAGGTTTATTCCTGTAGAAGTTCCAGGAACAGAAAAGGTTTGGCCAGCACAGCTTGTTTTACTTGCTATGGGCTTTTTAGGGCCTGATGAAAGTATTCTTGATAAACTTGGTGTTGAAAGAGATGCAAGATCTAATGCAAAAGCAGAATATGGGAAACATGCAACAAATATAAAAGGTGTTTTTGCAGCAGGTGATATGCGTCGTGGCCAAAGCCTTGTTGTTTGGGCAATAAACGAAGGTAGAAGTGCTGCAAGAGAAGTGGATAGGTTTTTAATGGGAGAAACAAACTTACCATAA
- the gltB gene encoding glutamate synthase large subunit: MGLNNLPKKQGLYDPQYEHDACGIGSVVDIKGRKSHKIVKQALTILINLTHRGGVGAEPNTGDGAGILIQIPHKFFKEECKKEGIDLPEPGQYGVGMIFLSQDKNIREYSEKKVEEIIKQEGQTLLGWRTVPVDDSSLGVTAKSCMPFIRQVFIKRSSDIKDDLAFERKLYVIRKQAEKAIRYAEKESCDSFYVASLSSKTIVYKGMLTAEQVELFYKDLSNPYMESALALVHSRYSTNTFPSWERAHPNRYIVHNGEINTLRGNINWMYSRQSMLKSDLFGDDLEKVLPIINSDGSDSAMFDNCLEFLMLSGRSMAHAAMMMIPEPWSNHESMSDEKKAFYEYHSCLMEPWDGPAAIAFTDGDRVGALLDRNGLRPSRYYVTKDDLVILASEVGVLDIPPENVLYKERLRPGRMLLIDTIEGRIISDEELKHKIASEHPYRKWLDENLITLEELPKAQELPEPDYDTVLQRQKAFGYTYEDLRFILTPMAKDGVEPVGAMGTDTPLAVLSEKPKLLYNYFKQLFAQVTNPPIDAIREEIVTATETYIGSEGNLLDPKPESCRQIKIKTPIIDNDELAKLKNINCDGFKSITIPILFDPNQGGQGLEKALESVFAKADKAIEEGCNILILSDRGIDKDNAPIPALLALSGLHHHLIRKGTRTRVSLVLESGEPREIHHFAVLIGYGASAINPYLAFETLDIMIKQGLLTDTDHKKAVAKYLKAATKGVVKILSKMGISTIQSYQAAQIFEALGIHQSVIDKYFTWTPSRIGGIDIDAIAKETILRHKAAYSEHKIEDHTLESGGEYQWRKDGEYHLFNPETIHKLQIACRTKNYELFKEYSKLLNEQSQKYSTIRSLMEFKFAENPIPLEEVESIESIVKRFKTGAMSYGSISKEAHEALAIAMNRIGGKSNTGEGGEDPERFKPLPNGDSKCSAIKQVASGRFGVTSNYLVNAKEIQIKIAQGAKPGEGGQLPGRKVYPWVAKTRYSTPGVGLISPPPHHDIYSIEDLAELIHDLKNANQNARISVKLVSEVGVGTIAAGVAKGRADVILISGYDGGTGASPRTSIKHAGLPWELGLAETHQTLLLNNLRSRVVLETDGKLMTGRDVVIAALLGAEEFGFATAPLVVLGCVMMRVCNLDTCPVGVATQNPELRKKFTGDPEHVVNFMYFIAQEVRELMAKLGFRTIDEMIGRTDKLEMKKVIDNYKAKGIDLSNILYQPNVPAEYGRYCQMPQDHQLDKSLDKKVLLDLCKPALEKGEKVSATLPIKNTNRVVGTILGSEVSRRYGEEGLPEDTITLHFQGSAGQSFGAFVPKGITLILEGDSNDYIGKGLSGGKIIVYPPKESTFVPEENIIIGNVAFYGATKGEAYIRGAAGERFCVRNSGVHAVVEAVGDHGCEYMTGGRVVVLGPTGRNFAAGMSGGIAYVLDEDGTFEVRCNKEMVDIELLDDQNDINELKTMIENHVKYTDSELGKRILNNFDEILPKFKKVMPRDYKRMLQAIKKVQEQGLSGEEALMAAFEANNKDLARIGGN; the protein is encoded by the coding sequence ATGGGACTAAATAATTTACCGAAAAAACAAGGCCTATATGATCCACAATATGAGCATGATGCATGTGGTATAGGAAGTGTTGTGGACATAAAAGGAAGGAAGTCACACAAAATTGTTAAACAAGCTTTAACAATTCTAATCAACCTTACACATAGAGGTGGGGTAGGAGCTGAACCAAATACTGGTGATGGAGCAGGTATTTTAATTCAAATTCCTCATAAATTCTTTAAAGAGGAATGTAAAAAAGAAGGCATTGACTTACCAGAACCAGGACAATATGGGGTAGGTATGATATTTTTATCACAAGATAAAAATATTCGTGAATATAGTGAAAAAAAGGTTGAAGAAATTATTAAACAAGAAGGGCAAACACTTCTTGGTTGGAGAACAGTTCCTGTTGATGATTCATCACTTGGTGTAACTGCAAAATCTTGTATGCCTTTTATTAGACAGGTGTTTATAAAAAGGAGTAGCGATATCAAAGATGATTTAGCTTTTGAAAGAAAGTTATATGTTATTAGAAAGCAGGCTGAAAAAGCTATAAGATATGCTGAAAAAGAGTCTTGTGATTCTTTTTATGTTGCAAGTTTATCATCAAAAACAATAGTTTATAAAGGTATGTTAACAGCTGAACAGGTCGAGCTATTTTATAAGGATTTAAGTAATCCTTATATGGAATCAGCCCTTGCTTTAGTACATTCTCGTTATAGCACAAATACATTTCCAAGTTGGGAACGTGCACATCCCAATAGGTATATAGTGCATAATGGTGAAATTAATACATTAAGAGGTAATATAAATTGGATGTATTCTCGTCAATCAATGCTAAAATCAGACTTATTTGGAGATGATCTAGAAAAAGTTTTACCAATAATAAATTCTGATGGCAGTGACTCTGCAATGTTTGATAATTGCCTTGAATTTCTTATGCTATCAGGTAGATCAATGGCACATGCTGCTATGATGATGATACCAGAGCCTTGGTCAAATCATGAAAGTATGAGTGATGAAAAAAAGGCATTTTATGAATATCATAGCTGCTTAATGGAGCCATGGGATGGTCCTGCTGCTATTGCTTTTACAGATGGTGATAGAGTAGGGGCTCTTCTTGATAGAAATGGTCTAAGACCATCAAGATACTATGTAACAAAAGATGATTTGGTTATCTTAGCTTCTGAGGTTGGTGTATTAGATATACCACCTGAAAATGTTCTTTATAAAGAAAGACTAAGACCAGGAAGAATGCTTCTTATTGATACAATAGAAGGAAGAATAATTAGTGATGAAGAGCTAAAACATAAAATAGCTTCAGAACATCCTTATAGAAAGTGGCTAGATGAGAATTTAATAACCTTAGAAGAACTACCAAAAGCTCAAGAATTACCTGAACCTGATTATGATACAGTACTTCAGCGTCAAAAAGCTTTTGGTTATACTTATGAGGATTTAAGATTTATACTAACACCTATGGCTAAAGATGGTGTAGAACCAGTTGGAGCTATGGGCACTGATACTCCATTGGCTGTTTTATCTGAAAAACCAAAGCTTTTATATAACTATTTTAAACAATTATTTGCTCAGGTTACAAATCCTCCAATTGATGCAATTAGAGAAGAAATAGTAACTGCAACCGAAACTTATATAGGCTCTGAAGGTAATCTTCTTGACCCGAAGCCTGAGAGTTGTCGTCAAATAAAGATAAAAACACCAATTATTGATAATGATGAGCTTGCTAAATTAAAGAACATTAATTGTGATGGATTTAAATCAATTACAATTCCAATACTATTTGACCCAAATCAAGGGGGACAAGGCCTTGAAAAAGCGTTAGAAAGCGTTTTTGCTAAAGCTGATAAAGCTATAGAAGAAGGATGTAATATTTTAATTCTTTCTGATCGTGGTATTGATAAGGATAATGCACCAATACCAGCTTTACTTGCGTTATCAGGCCTTCATCATCATCTAATTAGAAAAGGAACAAGAACAAGGGTAAGTTTAGTTTTAGAATCAGGTGAGCCAAGAGAAATACACCATTTTGCTGTTCTAATTGGATATGGTGCATCTGCAATTAATCCATACTTAGCTTTTGAAACATTAGATATTATGATAAAACAGGGGTTATTAACCGATACTGACCACAAAAAAGCAGTAGCAAAATATCTAAAAGCTGCTACAAAAGGGGTTGTAAAGATACTTTCAAAAATGGGTATTTCTACAATCCAAAGCTATCAAGCAGCTCAGATATTTGAAGCATTAGGAATTCACCAATCAGTAATTGATAAGTATTTCACTTGGACTCCATCACGTATTGGTGGCATTGATATAGATGCAATAGCCAAAGAAACCATATTGCGTCATAAAGCTGCATATAGCGAACATAAGATTGAAGACCATACTTTAGAATCTGGTGGAGAGTATCAGTGGAGAAAAGATGGGGAGTATCATTTATTTAATCCTGAAACAATCCATAAACTTCAAATTGCTTGTAGAACAAAAAATTATGAATTATTTAAAGAATATTCAAAACTTCTAAATGAGCAAAGCCAAAAATACAGCACAATTAGATCATTAATGGAATTTAAATTTGCAGAAAATCCAATTCCTTTAGAAGAAGTAGAAAGTATAGAATCAATTGTAAAAAGATTTAAAACTGGTGCTATGTCTTATGGATCAATAAGTAAAGAAGCACATGAAGCATTAGCAATAGCAATGAATAGAATTGGTGGCAAAAGCAATACAGGTGAAGGCGGAGAAGACCCAGAAAGATTTAAGCCACTACCAAATGGTGACTCAAAATGTTCTGCTATAAAGCAGGTTGCATCAGGACGTTTTGGTGTTACAAGCAATTACTTGGTTAATGCAAAGGAAATTCAAATAAAGATAGCACAAGGTGCAAAACCAGGAGAAGGTGGACAATTACCAGGAAGAAAAGTATATCCTTGGGTTGCAAAAACAAGATATTCAACTCCTGGTGTAGGGCTTATTTCACCACCACCACATCATGATATATATTCGATTGAGGATTTAGCAGAACTAATACATGATTTAAAGAATGCTAACCAAAATGCTCGTATTAGCGTTAAGTTGGTTTCAGAGGTTGGTGTAGGGACTATTGCTGCTGGTGTTGCAAAAGGACGTGCTGATGTTATCTTAATTAGTGGATATGATGGCGGCACAGGTGCTTCCCCTCGAACAAGTATTAAACATGCAGGACTTCCATGGGAATTAGGTCTTGCTGAAACTCATCAGACACTACTTTTAAATAATTTAAGAAGCAGAGTTGTTCTTGAAACAGATGGAAAACTTATGACAGGAAGAGATGTTGTTATTGCAGCACTACTTGGTGCAGAAGAATTTGGATTTGCAACAGCACCGCTTGTTGTTTTAGGCTGTGTTATGATGAGGGTTTGTAACTTGGATACTTGTCCAGTTGGTGTTGCAACACAAAATCCAGAGCTTAGAAAGAAGTTTACAGGAGACCCTGAACATGTAGTAAACTTTATGTATTTCATTGCACAAGAAGTTAGAGAACTTATGGCCAAACTTGGCTTTAGAACAATAGATGAGATGATTGGCAGAACTGATAAATTAGAGATGAAAAAAGTAATAGATAATTATAAGGCAAAAGGCATTGATTTATCTAATATTCTTTATCAGCCAAATGTCCCAGCAGAATATGGAAGATATTGTCAGATGCCTCAAGATCATCAGTTGGATAAATCACTTGACAAAAAGGTTCTTCTTGATTTATGTAAGCCTGCACTTGAAAAAGGTGAAAAGGTTAGTGCAACACTACCAATAAAGAATACTAATCGTGTTGTTGGAACAATTTTAGGCAGTGAAGTTTCAAGACGTTACGGAGAAGAAGGGCTACCAGAAGACACTATTACATTACATTTTCAAGGTTCTGCAGGACAAAGCTTTGGAGCTTTTGTTCCAAAGGGTATAACTTTAATTCTTGAAGGAGATTCAAATGATTATATAGGTAAAGGGCTTTCTGGTGGAAAGATTATTGTATATCCTCCAAAGGAATCTACTTTTGTTCCTGAAGAAAATATTATTATTGGTAATGTTGCTTTCTATGGTGCAACAAAGGGTGAAGCATATATAAGAGGAGCAGCAGGTGAAAGATTCTGTGTTAGAAACAGTGGTGTTCATGCAGTTGTAGAAGCAGTAGGAGATCATGGATGTGAGTATATGACAGGTGGACGTGTTGTTGTATTAGGACCAACTGGAAGAAACTTTGCCGCTGGTATGTCTGGCGGGATTGCTTATGTATTAGATGAAGATGGAACATTTGAAGTAAGATGCAATAAAGAAATGGTTGATATTGAGCTTTTAGATGATCAGAATGATATAAATGAACTTAAAACAATGATTGAAAATCATGTTAAATATACAGATAGTGAACTTGGTAAGAGAATACTAAATAACTTTGATGAAATCTTACCTAAGTTTAAAAAAGTTATGCCAAGAGATTACAAGAGAATGCTTCAAGCAATCAAAAAAGTGCAAGAACAAGGCCTAAGTGGTGAAGAAGCATTAATGGCTGCCTTTGAAGCCAACAACAAAGACTTGGCTCGTATAGGAGGTAACTAA
- a CDS encoding YicC/YloC family endoribonuclease has product MIKSMTGYGGCREAKNHREYSVDIRSINSRYLEINLRMPKEFIMFETDVKNLVSKYINRGKIDIYISFKTFGQDDYKITPNLGLINQYLSAVNTIRENVFDVPDDFSLSSLIRLPDSLIVENQAFENQEIKEELLSCVEIAINNLNKMRESEGLALKEDILKRIDTIKDIVSEIERYSGQLVERYKEKLYKRIYENLDVKNIDENRLMLEITLFTDKSDITEEIVRLKSHIEQFSKTINSDGPIGKKLDFMLQEMNRETNTIGSKSVIYEISSCVVNLKDQLEKIREQVQNIE; this is encoded by the coding sequence ATGATAAAAAGCATGACAGGTTATGGTGGTTGTAGAGAAGCAAAAAACCATAGAGAATACTCAGTTGATATAAGAAGTATAAATTCAAGATATCTTGAGATAAATCTAAGAATGCCAAAAGAATTTATTATGTTTGAAACAGATGTAAAGAATTTAGTTTCAAAATATATAAATAGAGGTAAAATTGATATATATATATCTTTTAAAACTTTCGGTCAAGATGATTATAAAATAACACCTAATTTAGGTTTAATTAATCAATATCTTTCTGCTGTAAATACAATAAGAGAGAATGTATTTGATGTTCCAGATGATTTTAGCTTATCATCTCTCATAAGACTTCCAGATTCATTAATAGTTGAAAACCAAGCATTTGAAAACCAAGAAATAAAAGAGGAATTGTTATCATGTGTTGAAATTGCAATAAATAACCTAAATAAGATGAGAGAATCAGAAGGGCTTGCTCTTAAAGAAGACATTTTAAAAAGAATAGATACAATTAAAGATATAGTTTCAGAAATTGAGAGATATTCTGGACAATTAGTTGAAAGATATAAGGAAAAACTATATAAAAGGATATATGAAAATTTAGATGTTAAAAATATTGATGAAAATAGATTAATGCTTGAAATTACTTTATTTACAGATAAGTCAGATATTACAGAAGAAATAGTTAGATTAAAAAGTCATATTGAACAATTTTCAAAAACTATAAATTCTGATGGACCTATAGGTAAAAAGTTAGATTTTATGCTGCAGGAAATGAATAGAGAAACAAATACAATCGGTTCAAAATCAGTAATATATGAAATATCAAGCTGTGTAGTAAATCTAAAAGACCAACTTGAAAAAATTCGTGAACAAGTGCAAAATATTGAATAG